The window caaccatatttttttatcttttatatttttactacaaCATCTCCCTTAGCTCCTCCCAGATTCATTCTTCGTCCCTCACCCACTCCCAACTtaatgtccttttttttcttaaataacccACTAAGTCTGATTTGTGCTGCCCATACActggtgaggggtgggggttaTCCACTGCAGCATGGTCAACCTACCAAGGGCCACGCCCTCAGGAAGAACGTATTCTCCTTCCTAAAATCAtcaactgggctggagagatggctcagtggttagagcactgactgctcttccagaggtcctgagttcaattcccagcaaccacatggtggctcacaaccatctgtaatgagatccgatgctctcttctggtgtgtctgaagacagctacagtgtactcatatacaataaataaatagtaagaaaAAGTCATCAACTGTCAATAGTCCTGTAGGATTcctttacttttaatattttattaatatttcagaatagccagggctgcacagagaaatcgtgtctcaaaaaaaaaaaacaattatttatagACTTCTGAGTTTTTCTATGTAGAGTATTATCTGTTAAATACAAGGGGATTTATTTactgttttccatttttttttaaccttttatttctttcccttgTCTTATCAATGAAGATCTCTGGCTCCAAGCTGAACTAGAAGAGTGAGTTTCTTTGGTTCATAAGCTCATAGggaaaactttgttttgccaTGATCTCTACAATTTATAGAACTCTACTGAAAATTAAGTAAGTTCATTTCTATCTCCTTAAACTGTGCTAATTTGGGGATTGTGACTagatttttaattatattaattttttacatttagTGAAACCATTATGACTCTTTCTATGTTAATGTGAAAAATCACAGTGGTTTCCAAAAACTACTTTGCTatacacacttaaaaatatattGACTCTACCACCGGAGCCTAGTGGTCACCAGCCCCTTCCCTCCTCTGGGCTcccttttattctctttctggATCCTTCTAGAGCTCCTCTTCCACCCACCCCACagctcacccccacccctccctgctaGCTGGCTTACCCGGCTCCCTTGTACTTGTTTCTGCCACAAGGCTTATTCTGCACGAATCGTGCATGaagtctctgcctgtctctgggaACGGTGCAATGGGACCTGAGCGGGAACTGGGGTGATCTGGTGAAGAGGAGACCCTTCTCAGTTTCTTTGGCTTCTTTTTGTATGCCAGGCTGTTTTCCTATAGGAAGACACGAGCAAAATCAAACTCTTTAAAAACTAGTCCGGTGCTCTTGGGGGGGACTGTTTGACACTTAGCTGTGTCTGCAATGCAGCCTCTGGTTGGTCGCAAAGCACCTCTGCCACGGTGGTAACTGGGTCCCTTTGCTTCTCTGAGCGCTTGCTGTTTTTGAAACAGACATTCACACAATGGAGATGGTTTGGtctacagaaataaaaaagagagagagactcttgaGGTCCCCACTACAGTTTCTGGTGAGAGTTTAAATCTGGAACCAAGTGCAGGAGTGTGACCCTTACAACACCAAAGCCAAGACTGAGGACTGACGTCAGCCCACAGCACCATGATGAGCCTGCCTGCCTCCGCTGGTGGGGATGTTCCACTGAGGGTAAGTGCTGATCAGAGACAGGCCTACCCACACGGAAGACACCGCCCTCTGCAGTGAATCACCACATCGGTCAGTATTTGCTCAGCCAGTCCGTGCTACACCAAGGCCAAGCTCTGCCCTCATGGTTTCTCAGTGCAGAACAGACCAGAGCCACCAATGGTAGCTTGGTTATGAGAGGCTCCACTCATCCCTCTAGGGGCACAGACAGTGTCCTAACCAGTCCTGGGAGGGAAAAGTCCTCCTTGGAACACCACCCACCGCTCTTAACGTGGCGAGAAGAGCAGGGTAAGGAGCATGAGAGTACTGGGGTATGGGAGGCACAGAGGCCATTAAAAGAGGTGGGTGTCCTCCCATAAGATAAGCCTCAGGAAGAAGGCTCATTCGATCTTCTCCACTCCTCAAAGATCCCATGCTTTCATTTCAAGACACTTGGATTACTTCCGCAGTTCCAGCTCTTAGACATTTAGGAATTAATATCCGATGCATATTTTCTGAAGTTATGTCTCTAACACTCTACCTACACTCTTCCATGTTTCTTGTAAATACCAAGGAGCAAAGGTCCTATGGGACACTCTTGGAGCCAGCAGAGTTAAATTTGTTACTGCAAACAGGGACATGAATTCCTGACCTCAAAgtggaaaacaattttaaagcCAGACGCTGGGATGCTGTACTTCTATAAagtcacaacaaagaaagaactatcTGTCCCTAAGCTTAGTGGTCACCTGACTGCATGGCCATGCCATCCCCCTCTCCCACTCACTCTCCGGGCCCTGCTCAGAACTGGGACTTGCCGTTGACCCCAGCCTGGTAAGCAGAGCTgaaaggtcagcctgggcagtGCTGGAGACTCTGTGCTTCTGGACCAAAGGAGCAGGATACAGAGTCTCAGGCACCATCACCTTCCTCTTCTACCTCCAATGTGGACCTAATGCCTGGAGCTGTGAGCAGCATCGGGTACACGTTAGGACAGCAGAAGAGAAcaacaggagagaaagaaaaacaagaacatcatagCTAAGTAAAGGAAATGATAAAACCCAGTACCGGTTCATTTGTGTGCTTTAAGCAGTATTCGTATTTCACTTGACTTTTTCCAGGTCTtctatatgaaaataatttttctatgaTTCTCTGCTGAAGGGGCTGTGCCACATTTTCAACCCATTTCTTATGCagcatctctttccttctttccttaaagACAGCCTCGTGCTGTAAATATGTATCCAACTTCTAACAATGTAATATAAAAAGACAAATTACAAACATTTTCACTTATTACCATTTTCTTAGTGAGGGAGGGAACACCCGCTCCTAAGTTCTGCAATCCTTTCTGCCTACTCCTTCCATCAAGTGACTGGACTGCAGAACAAACTTCAGAAAGAACACAGGACAGGAAGAAAATATGGAAAATTCTAAATCTCTCTGCACCTTCGGATTGAACTGTTATCCAACTCGTAAACCAAATTAGATTTTCCTAACTCACCAaattcttatttctttctacaaTTTTCAAAATGTTACCCAGTCACACATTCCATATCTAAGATTCGCTGCCACAAGGTCTGTGCCTGGATGGAAAGAGCAGCTTCAAGTCAGCAACCTAGCAAGTCACTACATTTGCCCAATACCactctctgccctctgctgctCTGACACGCAAGTGAGAAGTTAGGGCAAGAGACTAGTCACTGCCTAGCCCAGCACTCTCTCACAGTGTAATCAATAAACTGTTGCGAGAGAGAATGT is drawn from Rattus norvegicus strain BN/NHsdMcwi chromosome 6, GRCr8, whole genome shotgun sequence and contains these coding sequences:
- the Fam228a gene encoding protein FAM228A isoform X2, which gives rise to MLHKKWVENVAQPLQQRIIEKLFSYRRPGKSQVKYEYCLKHTNEPTKPSPLCECLFQKQQALREAKGPSYHRGRGKQPGIQKEAKETEKGLLFTRSPQFPLRSHCTVPRDRQRLHARFVQNKPCGRNKYKGAGSEKVSYALKPHLPKEEKKTVNRSQLGFERQFHASKLSQQNKGAEKKGLALGTRAQRPRSWAAADSPQGTPLVGRRVMTAEILGKHLASLQQASRAVYSNSP